Proteins encoded together in one Lathyrus oleraceus cultivar Zhongwan6 chromosome 5, CAAS_Psat_ZW6_1.0, whole genome shotgun sequence window:
- the LOC127084489 gene encoding glucan endo-1,3-beta-glucosidase 9 yields the protein MSTISSFITFTIFTICSIACVAEAVGVNWGTMSSHPLPPVKVVKLLKSNNINKVKLFDAKPDVLQALSGSNIGVTVGIPNVMLRSLNSSRKAADNWVHDNVTRYVSNGGGGARIEYVAVGDEPFLKSYGEQFHPFVIGAAMNIEAALNRAKLDNKVKVVVPCSFDSFESSSNSSTEMQFRSDVNKTMIELLTFLNKHGSPFYVTISPFITFLQTKNISLDFSLFKETSHPHKFSHKTYKNSFDLSYDTVITVLSKVGFPNMEIVVSKIGWPTDGAINATSSLAETFMKGLMNHLHSNLGTPLRPHQPPHETYIHSLLDEDLRSIAAGSFERHWGLFTFDGQSKYHVDLGQGSKSLVNAQNVEYLSSKWCVVNNNEDLSNATAKALEACANADCTALSSGGSCFNITWPSNVSYAFNSYYQQHDQKAESCDFGGLGLITTVDPSEDRCRFPIEIHTSHAEFYRMRSFLWMIILVTTLLAS from the exons ATGTCCACCATTTCTTCCTTCATCACATTCACAATCTTCACCATTTGCAGCATAGCATGTGTAGCCGAAGCAGTGGGCGTGAACTGGGGAACCATGTCTTCGCACCCTCTACCACCCGTTAAAGTAGTGAAGCTTTTGAAGTCCAACAATATTAATAAAGTGAAACTGTTTGATGCAAAACCTGATGTTCTTCAAGCACTTTCTGGGTCTAACATTGGTGTCACTGTCGGTATTCCTAATGTTATGCTTAGAAGCTTGAATTCTTCTAGGAAAGCTGCTGATAATTGGGTTCATGATAATGTTACCCGCTATGTTTCTAATGGGGGTGGTGGAGCGAGAATTGA ATATGTTGCTGTCGGCGACGAGCCGTTTCTTAAAAGTTATGGTGAACAATTCCATCCCTTCGTAATCGGAGCTGCTATGAACATTGAAGCTGCTTTAAATAGAGCAAAATTGGACAACAAAGTGAAAGTTGTAGTTCCATGCAGCTTTGATAGTTTTGAGTCTAGTTCCAACTCGTCTACTGAAATGCAATTCAGATCCGACGTCAACAAAACCATGATTGAGCTACTCACATTTCTCAATAAGCATGGATCGCCTTTCTATGTGACCATTTCGCCATTCATAACCTTCCTCCAAACCAAAAATATTTCCCTTGATTTTTCACTCTTTAAAGAAACTTCACACCCTCATAAATTTAGCCACAAAACATACAAAAATAGCTTCGATTTGAGCTATGATACCGTAATTACTGTTTTATCAAAAGTAGGATTTCCTAATATGGAAATTGTTGTTTCAAAGATTGGTTGGCCAACTGATGGAGCTATCAATGCAACCTCATCCCTTGCCGAAACCTTCATGAAAGGCCTAATGAACCACCTTCATAGCAACTTGGGAACCCCTCTTCGACCACACCAACCCCCACATGAAACATACATTCATAGCCTTCTCGACGAAGATCTAAGGAGCATTGCCGCCGGAAGCTTCGAAAGGCATTGGGGTTTATTCACCTTCGATGGCCAATCGAAATACCATGTGGATCTCGGTCAGGGTTCAAAGAGCCTAGTGAATGCTCAAAATGTAGAGTATCTTTCTTCCAAATGGTGTGTTGTGAACAACAACGAAGACTTGTCGAATGCAACTGCAAAAGCTTTAGAAGCTTGCGCAAATGCTGATTGTACTGCACTATCTTCGGGTGGGTCTTGCTTTAACATCACATGGCCTAGTAATGTATCATATGCTTTTAATAGCTATTATCAGCAACATGATCAGAAAGCTGAAAGTTGCGACTTTGGCGGACTTGGTTTAATCACAACCGTTGATCCGTCAGAGGATCGATGCAGGTTTCCAATTGAGATTCACACTTCTCATGCAGAATTTTATAGGATGAGGAGTTTCCTTTGGATGATTATACTTGTAACAACTCTTTTGGCATCTTAG